A single Rhinolophus ferrumequinum isolate MPI-CBG mRhiFer1 chromosome 12, mRhiFer1_v1.p, whole genome shotgun sequence DNA region contains:
- the RANBP6 gene encoding ran-binding protein 6 isoform X2, with protein MAAAGSAGAPATVSGKQEFYQLLKNLINPSCMVRRQAEEIYENIPGLCKTTFLLDAVRNRRAGYEDPHPRVRAAACTTLGQMATDFAPNFQKKFHETVIAALLRTMENQGNQRVQSHAASALVIFIEDCPKSLLVLYLDSMVRNLHSILVIKLQELIRNGTKLALEQLVTTIASVADTIEEKFIPYYDIFMPSLKHIVELAVQKELKLLKGKTIECISHVGLAVGKEKFMQDASNVMQLLLKTQSDLNNMEDDDPQTSYVVSAWARMCKILGNDFQQYLPLVIEPLIKTASAKPDVALLDTQDVENMSDDDGWQFVNLGDQQSFGIKTSGLEAKATACQMLVYYAKELREGFVEYTEQVVKLMVPLLKFYFHDNVRVAAAESMPFLLECARIRGPEYLAQMWQFICDPLIKAIGTEPDTDVLSEIMNSFAKSIEVMGDGCLNDGQLEELREILKAKLEGHFKNQELRQVKRQEENYDQQVEMSLQDEDECDVYILTKVSDILHSLFSTYKEKILPWFEQLLPLIVNLICSNRPWPDRQWGLCIFDDIIEHCSPTSFKYVEYFRWPMLLNMRDNNPEVRQAAAYGLGVMAQFGGDDYRSLCSEAVPLLVKVIKCANSKTKKNVIATENCISAVGKILRFKPNCVNVDEVLPHWLSWLPLHEDKEEAIQTLSFLCDLIESNHPVVLGPNNSNLPKIISIIAEGKINETINYENPCAKRLANVVRQVQTSEELWLECVSQLDDEHREALQELLNLA; from the coding sequence gATCCTCATCCAAGGGTGAGGGCTGCAGCCTGTACTACACTTGGACAGATGGCTACAGATTTTGCGCCTAACTTCCAAAAGAAATTCCATGAAACAGTGATTGCAGCACTGTTACGTACCATGGAAAATCAAGGCAATCAGCGTGTGCAATCACATGCAGCTTCTgcacttgttatttttattgaagaCTGCCCCAAATCATTGCTAGTTCTGTATTTGGATAGTATGGTGAGAAATCTACATTCCATCTTGGTGATTAAACTTCAAGAGTTGATTCGGAATGGAACTAAGTTGGCCTTGGAACAGCTTGTGACAACCATTGCCTCAGTTGCGGATacaatagaagaaaaattcattccatattatgatatatttatgCCCTCACTAAAGCACATTGTTGAGCTTGCTGTTCAAAAAGAACTCAAGCttctgaaaggaaaaactattgAGTGCATTAGCCATGTTGGTCTTGCTGTTGGGAAGGAAAAATTTATGCAAGATGCATCAAATGTGATGCAGCTATTGTTGAAGACACAATCAGACTTAAATAATATGGAAGATGATGATCCTCAGACCTCTTACGTGGTTTCAGCGTGGGCTAGAATGTGTAAAATTCTTGGAAATGATTTTCAACAGTATCTTCCACTGGTTATTGAGCCTCTTATTAAGACCGCTTCAGCTAAACCTGATGTTGCTCTCTTAGACACACAAGATGTGGAGAATATGAGTGATGATGATGGCTGGCAATTTGTAAATCTTGGAGACCAGCAAAGTTTTGGAATTAAAACTTCAGGACTTGAAGCAAAAGCAACTGCTTGCCAGATGTTGGTTTACTATGCTAAGGAATTAAGGGAAGGATTTGTGGAATACACAGAACAAGTTGTAAAGCTGATGGTTCctttactgaaattttatttccatgaCAATGTTCGAGTGGCAGCAGCTGAGTCCATGCCTTTTCTCCTGGAATGTGCAAGAATTCGTGGCCCAGAATATCTTGCACAGATGTGGCAGTTCATATGTGATCCCTTAATCAAGGCTATTGGGACTGAACCTGATACAGATGTACTCTCAGAAATAATGAATTCTTTTGCAAAGTCCATTGAAGTAATGGGAGATGGGTGCCTTAATGACGGACAGTTGGAAGAACTGagagaaatattgaaagcaaaacttgaaggtcactttaaaaatcaagaattgaGGCAGGttaaaagacaggaagaaaactaTGACCAACAAGTTGAAATGTCTCTGCAAGATGAGGATGAATGTGATGTTTACATTCTGACCAAAGTATCTGATATTTTGCACTCATTATTTAGTACTTACAAGGAAAAGATTTTACCATGGTTTGAACAGCTGCTTCCATTAATTGTAAATCTAATTTGTTCTAATAGGCCATGGCCAGACAGACAGTGGGGATTATGCATATTTGATGATATCATAGAGCACTGTAGTCCAACCTCATTTAAATATGTAGAATATTTTCGGTGGCCAATGCTACTAAATATGCGAGATAACAACCCTGAAGTCAGGCAAGCTGCTGCTTATGGCCTGGGTGTTATGGCACAGTTTGGTGGAGATGATTACCGTTCTTTATGTTCAGAAGCTGTTCCACTGCTGGTAAAAGTTATTAAGTGTGCAaattccaaaaccaaaaaaaatgtcattgctaCGGAGAACTGTATCTCAGCAGTAGGCAAGATTTTGAGGTTTAAGCCTAACTGTGTAAATGTAGATGAAGTTCTTCCTCACTGGTTGTCATGGCTTCCGCTTCATGAGGATAAAGAGGAAGCTATTCAGACTTTGAGTTTTCTCTGTGACTTAATTGAAAGTAACCACCCAGTTGTACTCGGTCCAAATAATTCCAATCTTCCCAAAATAATCAGTATAAttgcagaaggaaaaattaatgagACTATTAACTATGAAAATCCTTGTGCCAAACGCCTAGCTAATGTTGTGCGTCAGGTACAAACTTCTGAAGAATTATGGTTGGAATGCGTATCGCAACTTGATGATGAGCATCGGGAAGCCTTACAGGAGTTGCTGAATTTGGCTTGA